The Methanooceanicella nereidis genome window below encodes:
- a CDS encoding KamA family radical SAM protein has translation MHDTDTNSETKGSPNMASDISRDNREQAPLKNLQEIMQLSKNELVEELWDSDPRIKKIMKSSSSLKEARDRFFDYLNDLERDYFNIYSDNPLRDLHILEKNNAKECIRVLKNVIRTENEELTGYSALNIIYDLARYKNVLNEIDKGFLVEFIYLIRGINGQSGHVTETYYDPSLEMDGRQAAINRSLYLDTYSMKMKEYFKKYASGLDPKIIEKTIELKNDIMAYFGATESDWNDYTWHMEHIFKDVKTISDLVRLEDDEIEGLEYAERHNIPFQITPFYLSLFNKEGRSERDRAIRAQVIPSVRYCKNVVNNRLSGLDLDFMGEKSTSPIEGITRRYPQILILKPYDSCPQICVYCQRNWEIKSIDDAKVTKGTVEKAIQWIKDNESITEVLVTGGDPFTLNNQYINWLLGEICAIDHVERIRIGTRTIITMPFRINDELIEILKKCQVPGKREVCIVTHFEHPTEVTPETMEAVQKIRRAGISVYNQQVFTYYNSRKFESALLRKVLKISGVDPYYSFNTKGKEETIDFRVPIARIEQERKEEARLLPGLERTDEAVFNVPKLGKSHLRAWQDHEVIMITPDGMRAYRFYPWESKLAVCDAYVYTDVSIYEYLKRLMADNEDINEYKYIWYYF, from the coding sequence ATGCACGATACGGATACAAATAGTGAGACTAAAGGCTCACCTAACATGGCGTCCGATATTTCCCGTGATAATAGGGAGCAGGCGCCTTTAAAAAATTTACAGGAAATAATGCAGCTCTCCAAAAATGAGCTTGTAGAGGAACTGTGGGATTCTGATCCCCGGATAAAGAAGATAATGAAAAGTTCGAGCAGCCTTAAAGAGGCCAGGGATAGATTCTTTGATTATCTTAATGACCTGGAAAGAGATTACTTCAACATATACTCGGATAATCCTTTAAGGGACCTGCACATTCTTGAGAAGAATAATGCAAAAGAGTGCATAAGGGTCTTAAAGAACGTGATCAGGACAGAGAACGAGGAATTGACAGGGTATTCCGCGCTGAACATCATCTATGACCTCGCAAGGTACAAGAATGTCCTTAACGAGATCGACAAGGGCTTTTTAGTCGAGTTCATTTACCTGATACGCGGCATTAACGGTCAATCCGGACACGTCACTGAGACTTATTACGATCCCAGCCTCGAGATGGACGGCCGTCAGGCAGCCATAAACCGCTCATTGTATCTTGACACCTACTCCATGAAAATGAAAGAATATTTTAAAAAATATGCCAGCGGATTAGACCCGAAGATCATTGAAAAGACGATTGAGCTTAAAAATGATATCATGGCATATTTCGGTGCCACGGAATCAGACTGGAACGATTACACATGGCATATGGAGCATATATTCAAGGACGTAAAGACGATATCAGACCTGGTCAGGCTCGAGGACGACGAGATCGAAGGCCTCGAGTACGCAGAACGGCATAATATACCCTTCCAGATAACCCCGTTCTATCTCTCATTGTTCAACAAAGAAGGCAGGTCCGAGCGCGACAGGGCCATCAGGGCGCAGGTAATACCGAGCGTCAGGTATTGTAAGAACGTGGTCAACAACCGCCTTTCAGGCCTGGACCTGGACTTTATGGGTGAGAAGTCGACCAGTCCCATAGAGGGCATAACGAGAAGATACCCGCAGATATTGATACTTAAGCCATATGACTCCTGTCCGCAGATATGCGTATACTGCCAGAGGAACTGGGAGATCAAGAGCATTGACGATGCTAAGGTCACTAAGGGCACCGTCGAAAAAGCGATACAGTGGATAAAGGATAACGAGAGTATCACGGAAGTGCTCGTGACAGGCGGAGACCCGTTCACACTAAACAACCAGTATATAAACTGGCTGCTGGGGGAGATCTGTGCCATCGATCATGTAGAAAGGATAAGGATAGGCACAAGAACTATCATCACGATGCCTTTCAGGATAAATGATGAATTGATAGAGATCCTGAAAAAGTGCCAGGTACCGGGCAAGAGGGAAGTCTGCATAGTCACCCACTTTGAGCACCCCACCGAAGTTACGCCGGAAACGATGGAAGCGGTGCAGAAGATAAGAAGGGCTGGCATTAGCGTATACAACCAGCAGGTGTTCACGTATTATAATAGCAGGAAGTTTGAATCCGCACTGCTTCGTAAGGTCTTGAAAATATCGGGCGTGGATCCGTACTACTCGTTCAACACCAAGGGCAAGGAAGAGACCATTGATTTCAGGGTCCCGATAGCCAGGATAGAGCAAGAAAGGAAAGAGGAGGCCAGGCTTCTTCCCGGCCTGGAAAGGACCGATGAAGCCGTCTTCAACGTGCCTAAGCTGGGAAAGTCCCACCTGAGGGCGTGGCAGGACCATGAGGTCATAATGATCACGCCCGACGGAATGAGGGCCTACAGGTTCTATCCATGGGAGTCAAAGCTTGCCGTGTGTGACGCGTATGTCTACACGGACGTCTCGATATATGAGTACCTGAAGAGGCTTATGGCCGATAACGAAGACATCAATGAATACAAGTATATCTGGTACTATTTCTAA
- a CDS encoding cation:proton antiporter yields the protein MSGVENYVLETLLTLCLLLFAAKIGGEVAKRFGVAAVVGELFAGIILAPTLLGGIHILDMQLIVVNEEVKMFAELGAILLLFLVGLETRFADFKRSGLVATIVAIGGVVVPFVLGYGLVIAWGYPATEAMLVGAALTATSIAITVKVLKDIGRCQTKESTILISAAVIDDVLGLIVLAIVLGLVNGGTLDLVEVGIIAVKSVGFWLALTLVGVFILAKIIDRLCPRTQCYHMTDMSELLEGPTGEGTHCVIKCHGPQEASAIAMCFGFAYAAGIAGLAPILGAFAAGMSIAETKVLPTVQEVTEKINFIMAPLFFVVIGTYVDLTGLTMNSLIFAICLIVLAMLGKIIGCSIPVYLLNKSFPEAVIVGLGMMSRGEVGLIIAGIGATSGVFSPDVFSAVVLMVVVTTVVTPIALTESYKRLNFKHTEPQPELLDEECAKEPKKSKK from the coding sequence ATGTCTGGCGTTGAAAATTACGTACTTGAAACATTGCTTACGCTATGTCTTCTCCTGTTCGCCGCAAAGATCGGCGGAGAGGTGGCAAAGAGGTTCGGCGTCGCCGCGGTAGTGGGCGAACTGTTCGCCGGTATAATTTTAGCGCCCACTCTTCTGGGCGGCATACACATACTTGATATGCAGCTCATCGTTGTTAACGAAGAAGTGAAGATGTTCGCAGAACTGGGTGCGATATTACTTCTGTTCCTCGTAGGTCTCGAGACGAGGTTCGCGGACTTCAAGAGAAGCGGCCTTGTGGCCACGATAGTGGCGATAGGCGGTGTAGTCGTACCTTTCGTGCTTGGATACGGCCTTGTTATAGCATGGGGATACCCGGCAACAGAGGCGATGCTGGTGGGCGCGGCCCTGACAGCGACAAGTATCGCGATAACCGTAAAGGTCTTGAAGGACATAGGAAGATGCCAGACGAAAGAAAGTACGATCCTTATCAGCGCTGCGGTGATAGACGACGTTTTAGGCTTGATAGTGCTTGCGATAGTGCTTGGCCTGGTGAACGGCGGAACCCTTGACCTTGTCGAAGTGGGCATCATCGCGGTGAAGTCGGTAGGATTCTGGCTTGCGCTGACGCTTGTCGGAGTGTTCATACTGGCAAAGATCATCGACAGGCTATGTCCGAGAACACAATGTTATCATATGACTGACATGTCCGAACTCCTCGAAGGTCCGACCGGAGAAGGTACACATTGTGTCATAAAATGCCACGGCCCGCAGGAAGCCTCTGCCATAGCAATGTGCTTCGGATTTGCATATGCCGCAGGTATCGCAGGGCTGGCGCCGATATTAGGGGCGTTCGCGGCGGGTATGTCGATCGCAGAGACAAAAGTGCTTCCGACAGTGCAGGAGGTCACGGAGAAGATCAACTTCATAATGGCCCCACTGTTCTTCGTAGTGATCGGTACTTATGTGGACCTGACCGGCCTCACGATGAACTCTTTGATATTCGCGATATGCCTGATAGTGCTGGCAATGCTGGGCAAGATCATCGGCTGCAGCATTCCCGTATATCTGTTAAATAAGAGCTTCCCTGAAGCGGTCATAGTGGGCCTCGGGATGATGTCAAGAGGCGAAGTCGGTCTCATCATTGCCGGTATCGGCGCGACATCCGGCGTGTTTTCCCCTGATGTGTTCTCAGCGGTCGTCCTGATGGTTGTTGTTACCACTGTGGTAACACCGATAGCTTTAACGGAATCCTATAAGCGCTTAAATTTCAAGCACACCGAGCCTCAGCCTGAACTGCTTGACGAAGAATGTGCGAAGGAACCAAAAAAGTCCAAAAAATAG
- a CDS encoding Lrp/AsnC ligand binding domain-containing protein, translating into MVIGVTMINVVPGEERSSYNEILKIDGVRDVFHVFGEYDFIVIIDVNGLSEINKTVDTIREIKGVTATKTIIGAEL; encoded by the coding sequence ATGGTTATCGGAGTGACGATGATTAACGTCGTGCCGGGCGAGGAGCGCTCGTCCTATAACGAAATTTTGAAAATAGATGGTGTAAGGGATGTTTTCCATGTATTCGGAGAATATGACTTTATAGTCATCATTGACGTAAACGGGCTTTCAGAAATAAATAAGACCGTTGATACTATCAGGGAGATCAAGGGCGTCACTGCGACCAAGACCATTATTGGCGCCGAGTTATAG
- the proS gene encoding proline--tRNA ligase translates to MEQESKSLPTKDNFSEWYNELLMMAQIMDVRYPIKGVYVWYPFGFQIRKKVYNMLRDLMDVDHQETYFPMLIPKPELLKESEHIKGFEDEVYWVTHGGLTELEIPLALRPTSETAIYPMFKLWIRSHADLPLKVYQIVNTFRYETKHTRPLIRLREITSFKEAHTAHTTWEDAEKQVFEAMGVYSEFFTKLAVPFIVNKRPEWDKFPGADYTMAFDTMMPDGKSLQIGTVHHLGTRFAKTYEITYEDASGEQKLINQTCYGISERCIAAVIGIHGDNKGLVLPPNTTPTQIVIIPIVFKKEEETVKEVCRKAGSLLNDSGIKTVIDDADERPGAKYYKWEMKGVPFRIEIGPRDIKNNSVMLVRRDGKKESISMDGLSETVRNKLMDYQSELLETARVSMLSRIKECATIDEAKEHVESGWVKLYWCGEESCGHALEDAINCKLLGTPHGMTGAGTCPVCGKPTDKIIIMARSY, encoded by the coding sequence GTGGAACAAGAATCTAAATCGTTACCCACAAAGGATAATTTCAGCGAATGGTACAACGAGCTACTGATGATGGCGCAGATCATGGACGTGCGCTATCCGATCAAAGGAGTCTACGTATGGTACCCGTTCGGCTTCCAGATAAGGAAAAAGGTCTATAACATGCTTAGGGACCTGATGGATGTCGACCACCAGGAGACTTACTTCCCGATGCTCATCCCGAAACCGGAACTTCTCAAGGAATCGGAACATATCAAAGGTTTCGAAGACGAGGTCTACTGGGTCACTCACGGCGGATTGACAGAGCTGGAGATACCGCTGGCCCTGAGGCCGACGAGCGAGACCGCGATCTACCCGATGTTCAAGCTGTGGATCAGGTCTCACGCGGACCTCCCGCTGAAGGTCTACCAGATAGTGAACACTTTCAGATATGAGACCAAGCATACACGCCCCCTGATACGCCTCAGGGAGATAACGTCGTTCAAAGAGGCACACACCGCCCACACGACATGGGAAGATGCGGAGAAGCAGGTATTTGAGGCGATGGGCGTCTATAGCGAGTTCTTCACAAAGCTTGCGGTGCCGTTCATTGTAAATAAGCGCCCTGAATGGGACAAGTTCCCGGGGGCTGACTACACGATGGCGTTCGACACTATGATGCCGGACGGCAAGTCATTACAGATAGGGACTGTCCACCACCTGGGGACAAGATTCGCAAAGACATACGAAATAACTTACGAAGACGCTTCCGGAGAGCAGAAACTGATAAACCAGACCTGCTACGGCATATCCGAGCGCTGCATAGCTGCCGTGATAGGCATTCACGGAGATAATAAGGGCCTCGTCCTGCCGCCGAACACAACCCCGACACAAATAGTCATCATCCCGATAGTGTTCAAGAAGGAGGAAGAGACCGTTAAGGAAGTATGCAGAAAGGCAGGATCGCTCCTTAACGATTCGGGCATTAAGACGGTGATAGATGATGCGGATGAAAGGCCGGGAGCCAAATACTATAAGTGGGAAATGAAAGGAGTCCCGTTCCGCATCGAGATAGGCCCGAGGGATATCAAGAACAATTCCGTCATGCTGGTCAGGAGAGACGGCAAGAAGGAATCCATATCAATGGACGGCCTGTCAGAAACTGTCAGGAACAAGCTGATGGACTACCAGTCCGAGCTTCTGGAAACGGCAAGAGTATCTATGCTCTCAAGAATAAAGGAATGCGCCACTATTGACGAGGCAAAGGAGCATGTCGAGTCCGGCTGGGTAAAATTATACTGGTGCGGAGAGGAGTCCTGCGGACATGCGCTGGAAGACGCCATCAACTGTAAGCTGTTAGGTACGCCGCATGGAATGACCGGCGCGGGAACCTGCCCGGTCTGCGGAAAACCCACGGATAAGATAATCATAATGGCAAGGTCATATTGA
- a CDS encoding tetratricopeptide repeat protein, with the protein MKGSDDLSNNKNTAGGLSIKNDDAGYHVYKAHILLSSGDVEGAISEFKKAINIEPDNGSVHYDLGIVYRRVGKNRDAINEYREAIRMGPDKMEFHSNLAAVLTITGDHAGAIEEYKKAISIDPSNPVLHYNLAYTLESVGLYEDARDEYEEAIRLKPDFEQAKFYLSMLKDHANKK; encoded by the coding sequence ATGAAAGGATCGGATGATCTATCGAACAATAAAAACACTGCCGGAGGTCTATCCATAAAAAACGATGATGCAGGTTATCATGTCTATAAGGCTCATATCCTGTTATCGTCGGGAGACGTCGAAGGGGCTATCAGTGAATTTAAAAAAGCCATAAACATAGAACCGGATAACGGGTCCGTACATTATGATCTGGGAATCGTATACCGCAGGGTCGGTAAAAACCGGGACGCAATAAATGAGTACAGGGAAGCTATCCGGATGGGCCCGGATAAGATGGAGTTCCATAGTAACCTCGCTGCCGTGCTGACGATAACCGGCGATCATGCCGGGGCAATAGAAGAATATAAAAAAGCGATATCGATCGACCCTTCTAATCCCGTCCTCCATTATAATCTCGCATATACACTGGAGTCCGTCGGGCTTTATGAGGATGCGAGGGATGAATATGAGGAAGCGATAAGATTAAAGCCCGATTTCGAGCAGGCAAAATTCTACCTGTCAATGTTAAAAGATCATGCGAACAAAAAATAA
- a CDS encoding LysE/ArgO family amino acid transporter: MIEYILQGFILGIAYVAPIGMQNLYIINSAIKMDRIGAYKVALITVLFDISLAIACFFGIGVLLEAFPALKGAILVIGCIAVIYFGIKLIMAKPSLKSDVNVEASTLKVIAICFAVTWLNPQAIIDGSILLGGFRASLPAVASDFFILGVVLSSFTWFMGLTTVTSQFKKVLDEKTLHYVNLICGVIIVFYGLLLGYSFLVML; this comes from the coding sequence ATGATCGAATATATATTACAGGGCTTTATCCTTGGCATAGCATACGTGGCACCGATCGGAATGCAAAATCTTTACATAATAAATTCCGCAATAAAAATGGACCGTATCGGTGCCTATAAGGTAGCGCTTATCACCGTGCTTTTTGACATATCCCTGGCTATTGCATGTTTTTTTGGCATCGGGGTCCTCCTTGAGGCGTTTCCGGCATTAAAAGGGGCTATACTTGTCATTGGTTGTATAGCAGTCATATATTTTGGGATAAAGCTTATTATGGCCAAACCTTCCTTGAAAAGTGACGTGAATGTCGAGGCATCCACGCTGAAGGTGATCGCTATCTGCTTTGCCGTCACATGGCTTAACCCTCAGGCAATAATCGACGGCTCGATACTGCTTGGCGGGTTCCGCGCATCTCTGCCGGCCGTCGCATCGGACTTTTTCATCCTTGGTGTCGTACTATCTTCCTTTACCTGGTTTATGGGACTTACCACTGTGACGTCGCAGTTTAAAAAGGTCCTGGATGAAAAGACATTGCATTACGTAAACCTGATCTGTGGCGTGATCATAGTGTTTTACGGCTTATTACTGGGATATAGTTTTTTAGTGATGTTATGA
- a CDS encoding PAS domain-containing sensor histidine kinase — MDMQIRRVKSFNIFLFFLIAVQFAILMGVAVILMFSLVIDIFSILSVISYALLLLLSLPLSVLLYKSSTDGTLKAIFFGLMANFTLLSISGFLWYILPLSFDFSWLVTAGKTAMVLAYLPIIYTFFVLFKAQHEKIEPYMKIFIIFINITSALLILYFVLANIQWGSSNTFNIIIYTLCTLADVVILAMSAILILAYMPTQLRYIFSITFIYFILSFAGDSLTLIDYLGLYENVGGSQFFYDVMLIFMSVALLVYSLSNIKTITVEEVNKKLSDTRLLMDDLITQSPDAMCIHDTGGVIVRANAAFYDLFYLNKDDVIGKFNIFEHMFRMDDGIRSKILKVKDGETAIINEVKLDLMVNDDARYVTIKMFPTYDSEGMVSSYITMVEDITERKRSEEALKRAYDELEMRVKERTAELGITNEALQKEILEHKADEEKIKASLKEKEVLLKEIHHRVKNNLQIVSSLLNLQSSNIKDKHYQDMFRESQNRIRSMALIHEKLYQSKDLARVDFAEYLRSLTTYLSHSYRSEASGISIVTNIDEVSLNIDSAIPWGLIINELVSNSYKHAFPDGRRGEICVEFHSNGNCQYVLKVRDDGIGLPESLDIYNTTSLGLQLVHILAEELNCSMKVERSNGTCYTLTCSNAEQKGE; from the coding sequence ATGGACATGCAAATAAGGCGGGTAAAAAGTTTTAACATATTCCTATTCTTCCTTATTGCAGTTCAGTTCGCCATACTCATGGGCGTTGCCGTAATCCTGATGTTCTCCCTGGTCATCGATATTTTCTCGATCTTATCTGTCATATCCTACGCTCTATTGCTACTGCTGAGCCTTCCGTTATCCGTATTGCTCTATAAGTCGAGCACAGACGGGACCCTGAAGGCCATATTTTTCGGATTGATGGCGAACTTCACGCTGCTCTCGATCTCCGGCTTCCTCTGGTACATATTACCGCTATCGTTTGATTTCTCCTGGCTGGTGACAGCAGGGAAGACAGCGATGGTCCTGGCATATTTACCCATCATTTACACTTTCTTCGTCCTGTTCAAGGCCCAGCATGAGAAGATAGAGCCATATATGAAAATATTCATCATTTTCATAAACATCACATCCGCGCTCCTGATACTGTATTTTGTCTTAGCCAATATACAGTGGGGAAGCAGCAATACTTTCAACATTATCATCTACACGCTTTGTACGCTTGCCGATGTTGTGATCCTGGCAATGTCCGCGATACTCATACTTGCCTATATGCCGACCCAGCTCAGGTATATTTTTTCCATAACGTTCATCTATTTCATACTCAGCTTCGCCGGCGATTCATTAACTCTTATCGATTATTTAGGATTATACGAAAACGTGGGCGGTTCCCAGTTCTTCTACGATGTGATGCTCATATTCATGTCCGTCGCCTTGCTCGTGTACTCACTTAGCAATATCAAGACCATAACGGTGGAAGAGGTCAATAAGAAACTTTCCGATACCCGCCTGCTGATGGATGACCTCATAACCCAGTCCCCGGACGCGATGTGTATACATGACACCGGCGGTGTCATAGTAAGGGCAAACGCAGCCTTTTATGACCTGTTCTATTTAAATAAGGATGATGTTATCGGGAAATTTAATATCTTTGAGCATATGTTCCGTATGGACGACGGCATCCGGTCGAAGATATTGAAAGTCAAGGACGGCGAAACGGCCATCATAAATGAAGTGAAGCTTGACCTGATGGTCAACGATGATGCCCGTTATGTTACGATAAAGATGTTCCCGACTTATGACTCGGAAGGGATGGTATCCAGCTATATCACCATGGTCGAGGATATAACGGAGCGTAAGCGCAGCGAGGAAGCGCTTAAGAGGGCATATGACGAGCTTGAGATGCGTGTAAAGGAACGCACTGCGGAACTCGGCATCACTAACGAGGCGCTACAGAAAGAGATACTGGAACATAAAGCAGATGAAGAAAAGATCAAAGCATCCTTAAAGGAAAAAGAGGTGCTGTTAAAGGAGATCCATCACAGGGTCAAGAATAACCTCCAGATAGTCTCGAGCCTGCTTAACCTGCAGTCTTCGAACATTAAGGATAAACACTATCAGGACATGTTCAGAGAAAGCCAGAACCGTATCCGCTCGATGGCCCTTATACATGAAAAGCTATATCAGTCAAAGGACCTGGCGAGGGTGGACTTTGCGGAGTACCTGCGAAGCCTTACAACTTATCTCAGCCATTCGTACCGGTCAGAAGCGTCCGGTATAAGCATTGTGACAAACATAGATGAAGTCTCCCTGAATATCGACTCCGCTATCCCCTGGGGACTCATCATAAACGAGCTCGTGTCCAACTCGTATAAACACGCTTTTCCTGACGGCCGAAGAGGCGAGATCTGCGTGGAATTCCACTCCAATGGCAATTGCCAGTATGTGCTGAAAGTCAGGGATGACGGGATAGGCCTTCCGGAAAGCCTGGATATTTACAATACGACATCGCTCGGGCTACAGCTTGTTCATATTCTGGCCGAGGAACTTAATTGTTCAATGAAAGTCGAAAGGTCGAACGGTACCTGTTATACGCTCACGTGCTCCAATGCGGAGCAAAAGGGCGAGTAA
- a CDS encoding amidase, whose translation MTDIVFRTAADLSKAILSGELSAVEVLEAHLGHIREYDPYINAIVTLDAENALRRAKEADKALARGEVWGPLHGVPMTIKDSFETAGLRTTSSNPALADHIPKKDATVVARLKAAGAVIMGKTNLPEMASGCHCDSPLFGRTNNPRDLSRTPGGSSGGSAAAVASCMTPLDIGSDISGSIRVPAHFCGVFGMKPTDHLVSFAGHVPGTPRGLLRYLISVGPLARSVEDLELALTLIAGPDGRQWEVPPVTLSLPLKKELKGLRLAWTDELGGVPVTEETRSSMERLAGELARQGCQVEKLNPPGFDLAEAIRTRTEIESTAMHTGSTPLHLPRAFLRWLSGLNIRDDAFISGYLKGAGSTLGTYSKALSRRDRHIKIMETFLAGRDAWLCPVASVPAPPHPGIRNHFEEMLASIDVDGKKIPYDLGTFAYTNPFNLSGNPVVVLPMSSTSDGLPLGVQIVGRRWMDMDILSVAKEIAKITGDFLPPKNIIKF comes from the coding sequence ATGACCGATATTGTCTTTCGGACAGCAGCTGACCTATCAAAAGCCATCCTTTCCGGAGAGCTATCCGCGGTCGAGGTGCTAGAAGCTCACCTGGGCCATATTCGGGAATATGATCCTTACATTAACGCTATAGTCACGTTAGATGCGGAAAATGCTCTCAGGCGGGCAAAAGAGGCAGATAAAGCTTTGGCCCGCGGGGAGGTATGGGGCCCGCTTCACGGGGTGCCTATGACTATCAAAGACTCTTTTGAGACCGCGGGATTACGCACCACGAGCAGCAATCCTGCCCTGGCGGATCATATCCCCAAAAAAGATGCTACGGTCGTGGCACGCCTGAAGGCTGCAGGCGCCGTCATAATGGGCAAGACCAACCTGCCCGAAATGGCCTCCGGCTGTCATTGTGACAGCCCGCTTTTCGGGCGTACAAATAATCCCCGGGACCTTTCAAGGACCCCGGGAGGAAGTAGCGGGGGCAGTGCCGCTGCTGTGGCATCATGTATGACGCCGCTAGACATTGGCAGTGACATCAGCGGCTCTATAAGGGTACCTGCACATTTCTGCGGAGTATTTGGTATGAAGCCGACCGATCATCTGGTATCATTCGCGGGCCATGTGCCGGGAACTCCCCGGGGTCTTCTTAGGTACCTGATATCAGTCGGCCCTCTGGCACGCTCAGTAGAGGACCTTGAGCTGGCATTGACTCTGATCGCCGGACCGGACGGGAGGCAGTGGGAAGTGCCGCCTGTTACCTTATCTTTACCATTAAAAAAAGAGCTGAAGGGGTTGAGACTGGCATGGACTGATGAACTCGGTGGAGTTCCCGTCACGGAGGAAACACGGTCCTCAATGGAAAGACTTGCCGGCGAATTAGCCCGGCAGGGATGCCAGGTAGAGAAGCTTAACCCGCCCGGATTTGATCTTGCCGAGGCCATACGAACAAGAACCGAGATCGAGTCAACTGCGATGCATACCGGGTCTACGCCTTTACATTTGCCACGGGCTTTTCTTCGCTGGCTGTCAGGGCTTAATATCAGGGATGACGCGTTCATTAGCGGGTATCTTAAGGGGGCGGGGTCGACATTGGGCACTTATTCAAAGGCGCTTTCAAGACGTGATAGACATATAAAAATTATGGAAACTTTCTTAGCAGGCCGTGACGCATGGCTCTGTCCTGTCGCTTCGGTGCCGGCCCCTCCTCATCCCGGCATACGAAACCATTTCGAGGAAATGCTGGCTTCCATCGATGTGGACGGTAAAAAAATACCTTATGACCTTGGCACTTTTGCATACACTAATCCTTTTAACCTTTCGGGAAATCCTGTCGTCGTTTTGCCGATGTCATCGACAAGCGACGGTTTACCGCTGGGGGTGCAGATCGTCGGGCGCCGCTGGATGGATATGGATATTTTATCCGTGGCAAAGGAGATAGCGAAGATCACAGGAGATTTTCTTCCGCCTAAGAATATTATAAAATTTTAA
- a CDS encoding MTH865 family protein, producing the protein MSIEKPNYSEHAEAPGATSIKELEMMKLEIVSLMTGANVRFPIDTREELLKVFPKATPMACQKGDRLLTMYDLICNLDNNDFPIKSAGDAASLLTARCPL; encoded by the coding sequence ATGTCAATAGAGAAGCCAAACTATAGCGAACATGCTGAGGCTCCCGGCGCTACGTCAATAAAAGAGCTGGAGATGATGAAACTGGAAATAGTGTCCCTGATGACCGGCGCCAATGTCCGGTTCCCTATAGACACGAGGGAGGAACTGTTAAAAGTATTTCCTAAGGCAACTCCGATGGCCTGTCAAAAAGGCGACCGGCTGTTGACGATGTATGACCTCATATGCAACCTCGATAATAATGATTTCCCGATAAAGAGCGCAGGGGACGCCGCATCATTACTTACTGCAAGATGTCCTCTGTGA